One genomic window of Coffea eugenioides isolate CCC68of chromosome 1, Ceug_1.0, whole genome shotgun sequence includes the following:
- the LOC113781478 gene encoding CEN-like protein 2, producing the protein MAKVADPLVIGRIVGDVVDNISPTVKMSVTYNSNKQVYNGHELYPSSVVNKPKVEVLGGDMRSFFTLVMTDPDAPGPSDPYLREHLHWIVTDIPGTTDSSFGREMVSYEVPRPNIGIHRFVFLLFKQKGRQTVNPPLSRDGFSTRKFAQENQLGLPVAAVFFNCQRETAARRR; encoded by the exons atGGCAAAAGTAGCAGACCCCCTCGTAATTGGTAGGATTGTGGGGGATGTTGTTGACAACATCTCCCCGACTGTAAAGATGTCAGTAACCTACAACTCCAACAAGCAAGTCTATAATGGGCATGAGCTTTATCCTTCCTCAGTTGTCAATAAACCAAAAGTTGAAGTTCTTGGAGGTGATATGAGATCTTTCTTCACACTG GTTATGACTGATCCTGATGCTCCTGGTCCCAGTGATCCATACCTTAGAGAGCACTTGCACTG GATTGTCACAGACATCCCAGGGACGACAGATTCCTCATTTG GGAGAGAAATGGTGAGTTATGAAGTGCCAAGGCCAAATATAGGGATCCACAGGTTCGTATTCCTTTTATTCAAGCAGAAAGGAAGACAGACGGTGAATCCACCACTCTCAAGAGATGGATTCAGCACGAGAAAATTTGCACAAGAAAATCAACTTGGCCTTCCTGTTGCTGCTGTTTTCTTCAATTGCCAGAGGGAAACAGCTGCAAGAAGGCGTTGA